A portion of the Flavobacterium limnophilum genome contains these proteins:
- a CDS encoding DNA polymerase III subunit alpha, giving the protein MYLNCHSFHSLRYGTIPLTDLIQQAVASGVKAMALTDINTVTGIYDFIKGCNDLGIKPLVGIEFRCNHKLRYIGLAKNAEGLAEMNRFLTKHNFENMTLPLEAPDFKEVFIIYPFENVPAALKENEFVGIRPEQLIKLYLPEWKSKQQKMVVLQPITFRTKKEFNLHKILRAIDTNIILSKLVEDDYCKTSEKMQPLEELLAKYEEFPEIVANTEKIIQECNFQFDFQTPKNKKYYTNNRETDMALLTTLAHQGLVWRYGDNNPEAKARVEKELKVIDELKFSGYFLITWDIIRYSNSRGFLHIGRGSGANSIVSYCLGITDICPIELDLYFERFLNVNRKSPPDFDIDWSWKERDTILEYIFNRYGADHVAFCGTNVEFKYRSIFREVGKVFGLPKEELDRLAKNPMASHDQNSVVKFVQEYGMMLEKYPNQRSMHSCGILISEEPITNYTPLEMPPKGFPIVLFDMHVAEDIGFEKFDILSQRGIGHIDDTVKLIQKNRGIKVDIRNTALSKNEAKANSFLEQGKTIGCFYIESPAMRGLLRRLKCDNYKTLVAASSIIRPGVAKSGMMKEYIFRHNNPDKFEYFHDVFKEQLGETYGIMVYQEDVIKIALHYGGLPAADGDILRRAMSGKGRSLVALQKVKEDFFVSCAKKGHPQKLSEEIYRQIESFAGYSFCKAHSGSYAVESYQSLYLKAYYPVEFMVAVINNQGGFYRTEVYIHEARMSGATIHNPCVNKSEYETSVYGTDVYLGLMHLEGLETRIAHGIIAERKEKGEFKSLEDFINRIPIGIEGIQILIFIGAFRFTGKTKNQLLVIARLILVNFKPENRNLMLIQEPVKDYKLPVLERAAFEDAFDEIELLSFPVSCSPFDLLQTTYRGKVMAKDLLAHHKKSVKMLAYLISRKHVPTNRGTMFFGTWIDSEGVYFDTAHFADSLEKYPFQGGGCYLLLGNVEVDFHFPTITVLKMAKMPFIPDPRFSNTTDRQYKVHQQIREDVSMTNRAPYPQEHEINLPRQKMIPG; this is encoded by the coding sequence ATGTACCTCAACTGCCACTCCTTTCATTCCTTGCGTTATGGCACCATACCGCTGACAGACTTGATACAACAAGCCGTTGCATCTGGTGTGAAAGCTATGGCATTGACAGACATCAACACGGTTACCGGCATTTATGATTTCATCAAAGGGTGCAACGATCTGGGTATAAAACCATTGGTCGGAATAGAATTTCGCTGCAACCATAAATTACGGTATATCGGCTTGGCCAAAAATGCGGAAGGACTGGCAGAAATGAACCGGTTCTTGACCAAGCATAATTTCGAGAATATGACTTTGCCTTTGGAAGCCCCTGATTTTAAAGAGGTATTTATAATTTACCCCTTTGAAAATGTTCCTGCGGCTTTGAAAGAAAACGAATTTGTCGGCATTCGTCCGGAACAACTCATCAAATTATACCTGCCAGAATGGAAAAGCAAACAGCAAAAAATGGTGGTGCTGCAACCCATAACATTCCGCACAAAAAAGGAATTCAACCTCCATAAAATCCTTCGGGCTATCGATACAAACATCATCTTGTCAAAGCTTGTGGAAGACGATTACTGCAAAACGTCCGAAAAAATGCAGCCTTTGGAGGAACTACTGGCAAAATATGAAGAGTTCCCCGAGATAGTGGCCAATACAGAAAAAATAATTCAGGAATGCAATTTCCAATTCGATTTCCAGACTCCTAAAAATAAAAAGTATTATACCAACAATCGAGAAACCGATATGGCGTTGCTGACAACTCTTGCGCATCAAGGATTGGTGTGGAGATACGGCGACAATAATCCCGAGGCAAAAGCCAGGGTGGAAAAAGAATTGAAAGTGATTGACGAACTAAAATTCAGTGGCTATTTCTTGATTACATGGGACATCATCCGCTACAGCAACAGTCGGGGGTTTTTGCATATCGGGCGCGGCAGCGGTGCCAACAGCATAGTCAGTTATTGCTTGGGTATTACCGACATTTGCCCGATAGAACTGGATTTGTATTTTGAACGCTTCCTCAACGTCAACCGCAAAAGCCCACCCGATTTTGACATAGACTGGTCCTGGAAAGAACGGGATACCATTCTCGAATACATTTTCAATCGCTACGGTGCCGATCACGTGGCGTTTTGCGGTACCAATGTGGAATTCAAATACAGGTCAATATTCAGGGAAGTGGGCAAGGTTTTTGGCTTGCCAAAAGAAGAACTGGATAGGTTGGCCAAAAACCCGATGGCTTCACACGACCAAAATTCAGTGGTAAAGTTTGTGCAGGAATACGGAATGATGCTCGAAAAATACCCCAATCAAAGAAGCATGCATTCTTGTGGCATATTGATTTCGGAGGAACCCATTACCAATTATACGCCTTTGGAGATGCCCCCAAAAGGCTTTCCCATTGTGCTTTTCGACATGCACGTGGCCGAAGATATAGGCTTTGAAAAGTTCGATATTTTAAGCCAACGAGGGATTGGACATATTGACGACACTGTTAAGCTGATTCAAAAGAACCGCGGCATCAAAGTGGACATCCGCAACACGGCCCTGTCCAAAAATGAGGCCAAGGCCAATAGCTTCTTGGAACAAGGAAAAACCATAGGATGCTTTTACATTGAAAGCCCCGCAATGCGAGGACTCCTTCGCCGACTCAAATGCGACAATTACAAAACGCTCGTGGCAGCTTCCTCAATAATTCGCCCAGGGGTGGCAAAGTCGGGTATGATGAAAGAATACATTTTCAGGCACAACAACCCCGACAAATTCGAATATTTCCACGATGTTTTTAAGGAACAGCTGGGCGAAACCTACGGCATTATGGTCTATCAGGAAGACGTGATCAAGATTGCCTTGCATTATGGTGGGCTTCCCGCTGCAGATGGTGACATCTTGCGACGTGCCATGAGTGGCAAAGGGCGCTCGTTGGTGGCCTTGCAAAAAGTGAAGGAGGACTTTTTTGTTTCCTGTGCCAAAAAAGGACACCCACAAAAGTTGAGCGAAGAAATATACAGACAAATCGAATCTTTCGCTGGCTATTCATTTTGCAAGGCGCATTCAGGCTCTTATGCTGTCGAAAGTTACCAAAGCTTGTACCTGAAGGCATACTATCCGGTCGAATTTATGGTGGCGGTCATTAACAATCAGGGAGGCTTTTACCGAACCGAAGTGTACATTCACGAAGCTCGGATGTCTGGAGCTACAATACACAATCCTTGCGTCAACAAGAGTGAATACGAAACTTCGGTTTACGGCACCGATGTCTATCTGGGCTTGATGCACTTGGAAGGATTGGAAACTAGAATAGCACACGGCATTATTGCGGAGCGCAAAGAAAAAGGAGAATTCAAATCCTTGGAAGATTTCATAAACCGAATCCCGATAGGCATTGAAGGCATCCAGATCCTGATTTTTATTGGTGCCTTTCGTTTTACGGGCAAAACCAAAAACCAATTGCTGGTCATAGCCCGATTAATCCTGGTAAACTTCAAACCCGAAAACCGCAACCTGATGCTGATTCAAGAACCGGTCAAAGACTATAAACTGCCCGTTCTCGAACGCGCTGCTTTTGAAGACGCCTTCGATGAAATAGAATTGCTCAGTTTTCCAGTCTCCTGTTCGCCTTTCGATTTGTTGCAAACCACCTATAGGGGAAAAGTGATGGCCAAGGACTTGCTCGCTCACCATAAAAAATCGGTAAAAATGCTCGCCTATCTGATTTCCAGAAAACACGTGCCTACCAATAGGGGAACAATGTTTTTTGGCACTTGGATAGACAGCGAAGGAGTATATTTCGACACGGCACATTTTGCCGACAGCCTAGAAAAATATCCGTTTCAAGGCGGTGGCTGTTATTTGCTTTTGGGTAACGTGGAAGTCGATTTCCATTTTCCGACCATCACAGTGCTCAAAATGGCAAAAATGCCCTTCATTCCCGATCCAAGATTTTCAAATACCACCGACAGGCAATACAAAGTCCACCAACAAATTCGGGAAGACGTGAGTATGACAAATCGGGCACCCTATCCACAAGAACACGAAATTAACTTGCCCAGACAGAAAATGATACCCGGATAA